From the genome of Pseudomonas mohnii:
CTGTTCACCGAGGTCAATCTCAGTTCCGGCGAACGTGAAGACCGGGCCAACCGCTGGGTGCTGCCGGCCTTTGGCATCATTGGCTTACTGAGCGGATTTCTACCGGCCTACACCGACCGGGTCGACGTCTGGACGTTCGGCGGCGAGGGCGTGCGTTGGCTCGGGGCAGTGCTGTACATCCTGGGCGGCGCCCTGCGAATCTGGCCAGTGTTCGTGCTGGGCAAGCGCTTCAGCGGGTTGGTGGCGATTCAACCGGGGCACAGCCTGGTCACCGACGGCATTTATCGCCGCCTGCGTAACCCCAGTTATCTGGGGATGTTGATCATCGCTGTAGGCTGGGCGCTGGCGTTCCGTTCGGCGGTCGGACTGTTGCTGGCCGCGCTGATGGTGATCCCGTTGATTGCGCGGATTCATTCGGAGGAGGCGCTATTGCGGGCGCAGTTTGGTGCTGACTACGAGGCTTATTGCACCCGGAGCTGGCGGTTGATTCCGAAAATCTATTGAAACAACCGCAGCCGGTGTCGGCGCCAACCGCTTGCTCATTCGACGTTCTCGAACGTGATTGAAACCCATCACTTCTGCTACCAAAGCTGTAGCACTCGGTAACACCCGGCCCCATTGCAGTGCATCTTTTTCAAGCATTTCGATCCCCCCGCCCTGCCCCGCACGGCCAAAACAGGCATGGCGTACTTTGTGCATCTCAAGGCGATCCTCCCTTGCTTGAAGCCACCATGCGCCCCAAGGAACTGAAACTCTGGACCACCGGTGTCGCCCACCTGCTCGACCTGCCCGCCGGGCATGCACGGCTGTCGGGCCTTAGCCACTGGTTGCGGCAAGTCTGCCCGGTCGATCATTTCGTCCTGTTTGTCTACGAAGGCAATCACCGGCCCCTGGCGTTGTTCGACACCTTCTCGGCGGACAAACGCGCGGTGTATGTCGATGACTATCAGTGCGGACCGTATTTGCTCGATCCGTTCTATTTGGCCTGTACGCGCGGGCAGGCACCCGGATTGTGGCGATTGCGCCAGTTTGCGCCCGACCACTTCTACCTCGGCGAGTACTACCTGACTTATTACCAGCAAACCGGTCTGGCAGAAGAAGTGGCGTTTTTCGTCGACCTCGGCGCCGGTGCCACGGCCGTGCTGTCGCTGATGCGTTCCTCGGCCAGTTGCGCGTTCAGCCGTGACGAAATGCAGTTGATCGAGTGCGCGCAAGCGGTGGTCGAGCAGGTCATCAATGAAGCCTGGCGCTTGCGTCAGGCCCAGCAACCGCGCCCCGCGCAGGATC
Proteins encoded in this window:
- a CDS encoding methyltransferase family protein; translation: MKISVRLAFVAFVSTFAYLWLAIWGLGGFAAFFSHGALVVVALATLAMVVASLFTEVNLSSGEREDRANRWVLPAFGIIGLLSGFLPAYTDRVDVWTFGGEGVRWLGAVLYILGGALRIWPVFVLGKRFSGLVAIQPGHSLVTDGIYRRLRNPSYLGMLIIAVGWALAFRSAVGLLLAALMVIPLIARIHSEEALLRAQFGADYEAYCTRSWRLIPKIY
- a CDS encoding response regulator transcription factor; translation: MRPKELKLWTTGVAHLLDLPAGHARLSGLSHWLRQVCPVDHFVLFVYEGNHRPLALFDTFSADKRAVYVDDYQCGPYLLDPFYLACTRGQAPGLWRLRQFAPDHFYLGEYYLTYYQQTGLAEEVAFFVDLGAGATAVLSLMRSSASCAFSRDEMQLIECAQAVVEQVINEAWRLRQAQQPRPAQDLDFKIREAFDQFGAHILTGREQEIVQLLLRGHSSASVAEQLNISPGTVKIHRKNLYAKLGIGSQSELLGLFIRDLTENQLQASSDRLQGDRGRAVGW